In Trichoderma atroviride chromosome 2, complete sequence, one DNA window encodes the following:
- a CDS encoding uncharacterized protein (TransMembrane:4 (i21-42o54-75i132-154o174-194i)): MAWELNRRRFFRAVNSKFIYGRLPLLHTIIFIIEMAFVARLTARFNAYYEARPLMTMMVTNAILGGIADTVAQTITSVRQRALRKPGGITKDDNIAIEIHELDEKNPFSDRELIPDSKSLPPPFDFERLTRFMAYGFCMAPVQFRWFKFLSSVFPITKTSAFGPAMKRVAFDQLIFAPFGVGVFFTAITLAEGGGRRGVAHKLRDMYVPTLKANYVLWPAVQVINFRLMPVQFQLPFVSTVGIAWTAYLSLTNAAD, encoded by the exons atggcctggGAGCTCAACCGACGACGCTTTTTCCGAGCCGTCAACAGCAAGTTCATCTATGGACGTTTG cctcttctccacaccatcatcttcattatCGAAATGGCATTCGTTGCCCGGCTGACGGCGCGTTTCAATGCGTACTATGAAGCACGACCTC TCATGACCATGATGGTCACCAATGCCATCCTTGGTGGCATCGCCGATACCGTCGCGCAAACCATCACCTCTGTGCGCCAGCGGGCCCTCAGAAAGCCAGGCGGCATCACCAAGGACGATAACATTGCAATTGAGATACACGAGCTGGATGAAAAGAATCCGTTTTCAGACCGCGAGCTCATTCCCGACTCCAAGAGTCTGCCTCCGCCGTTCGACTTTGAGCGACTTACAAGATTCATGGCCTATGGTTTCTGCATGGCTCCAGTTCAATTCAGATGGTTCAAGTTTCTCTCATCAGTCTTCCCCATTACCAAGACAAGTGCATTTGGGCCTGCCATGAAGCGAGTTGCCTTTGACCAGCTCATCTTCGCGCCATTCGGTGTCGGCGTCTTCTTTACGGCCATAACTCTGGCTGAGGGAGGTGGTCGCCGCGGAGTCGCTCATAAGCTACGAGACATGTATGTCCCTACGCTCAAGGCCAACTATGTTCTTTGGCCCGCAGTGCAGGTTATCAACTTCCGCTTGATGCCCGTGCAGTTCCAGCTC CCATTTGTCTCGACAGTTGGTATCGCCTGGACTGCCTATCTTTCCCTGACCAATGCGGCCGATTAA